A region from the Benincasa hispida cultivar B227 chromosome 10, ASM972705v1, whole genome shotgun sequence genome encodes:
- the LOC120088887 gene encoding L-ascorbate oxidase homolog, translating to MATMMFTVLLCLSAATMSTVRGEDPYFFFTWNVTYGTISPLGVPQQGILINGQFPGPNINSTSNNNIVINVFNNLNEPFLLHWSGIQHRKNSWQDGLPGTNCPIPPGANFTYHFQVKDQIGSFFYYPSTAMHRAAGGFGGLRVNSRLLIPVPYADPEDDYTVLVGDWYTKSHTTLKQILDNGHRSIARPEGVLINGKTAKGDGTDEPLFTMKPGKTYKYRVCNVGLKTSLNFRFQGHTMKLVEMEGSHTVQNDYESLDIHVGQCFSVLVTANQEPKDYYVVASTRFIKNIVIGKGIIRYTNGKGPASPEIPKAPMGWAWSLNQFRTFRWNLTASAARPNPQGSYRYGSINITRTIKLFNSASKVDGKLRYAINGVSHVDPETPLKLAEYFGIAEKVFKYDMISDEGPEGTTMTIAPNVINATFRNFVEIIFENHEKSLQSWHLNGYSFFAVAIEPGRWSPEKRANYNLLDAVSRHTIQVFPHSWAAILLTFDNAGMWNLRSELTENRYLGQQLYISVLSPARSLRDEYNIPDHTLLCGLVNGMPLPKPYTI from the exons ATGGCTACAATGATGTTTACTGTGTTGCTTTGCCTTTCGGCAGCAACAATGTCGACGGTTCGAGGTGAAGACCcttatttcttcttcacatGGAATGTCACCTATGGCACCATCTCTCCCTTGGGCGTTCCCCAACAAGGCATTCTCATCAACGGCCAATTCCCTGGACCTAATATCAACTCCACATCCAACAACAACATAGTCATTAACGTCTTCAACAACCTCAATGAACCCTTTCTTCTACATTG GAGCGGTATTCAGCACCGGAAAAACTCATGGCAAGATGGACTACCTGGAACCAATTGCCCAATTCCACCGGGAGCAAACTTCACCTACCATTTTCAAGTTAAGGACCAAATTGGAAGCTTCTTCTACTACCCATCAACTGCCATGCACAGAGCAGCAGGAGGCTTCGGTGGCCTCCGTGTGAATAGTCGTTTACTAATTCCTGTCCCTTATGCTGATCCTGAAGATGATTACACTGTCCTTGTTGGTGATTGGTACACCAAGAGCCACACCACTCTTAAGCAGATCTTAGACAATGGTCATCGCTCCATCGCTAGACCTGAGGGTGTCCTAATAAACGGGAAAACTGCAAAAGGTGATGGAACCGATGAGCCACTTTTCACCATGAAGCCTGGAAAGACTTACAAATATCGAGTTTGCAATGTGGGTCTCAAGACATCTCTCAACTTCAGATTCCAAGGACACACCATGAAGTTGGTAGAGATGGAGGGGTCTCATACCGTGCAAAACGATTACGAATCACTTGACATCCATGTGGGACAATGCTTTTCAGTACTAGTCACAGCCAACCAGGAGCCCAAAGATTACTACGTGGTTGCATCTACTAGGTTCATTAAGAACATTGTAATTGGTAAAGGCATTATTCGATACACCAATGGCAAAGGTCCCGCATCTCCTGAAATCCCCAAGGCACCCATGGGTTGGGCTTGGTCCCTCAATCAATTTCGTACCTTCCGTTGGAACCTTACTGCCAGTGCTGCAAGGCCTAATCCCCAAGGCTCTTACCGTTATGGTTCCATCAACATTACTCGTACTATCAAGCTGTTCAATTCAGCTAGTAAGGTGGATGGTAAGCTGCGATATGCAATCAATGGTGTCTCTCATGTTGATCCTGAAACTCCATTGAAGCTTGCAGAGTACTTTGGAATCGCTGAAAAGGTGTTCAAGTACGATATGATTTCTGATGAGGGGCCAGAAGGAACTACTATGACTATTGCTCCTAATGTTATTAACGCAACCTTCCGCAACTTCGTAGAGATCATTTTTGAGAATCACGAAAAGAGCCTCCAGTCATGGCATTTGAATGGCTACTCTTTCTTTGCTGTTGC CATTGAGCCTGGGAGATGGTCTCCAGAGAAGCGTGCAAACTACAATCTTCTAGATGCCGTGAGCAGGCATACAATTCAAGTCTTCCCTCATTCATGGGCGGCCATTCTTCTCACATTTGACAATGCTGGAATGTGGAATTTGAGGTCTGAATTGACAGAAAATCGTTACTTGGGACAGCAACTTTACATCAGCGTTCTTTCACCTGCTCGATCCCTTAGAGATGAGTACAACATCCCAGACCACACTTTACTATGTGGTCTGGTGAACGGCATGCCATTGCCCAAGCCATATACCATTTGA